The genomic region CCCGTCAGCAGCACCCTCACGGCAGATCGAAGGGCAGTTCGACGCCGGCGTGCGGCCGGCAGTGCTCGCAGGTGCGTTCGAGTTCGACGTTCTCGATGGCCTCGTGGACGAGCTTCTTGAACGGCACCAGGTTGCGCTCGAACTCGGCGAACACGTCGACGGCTCGCACGCCGGCGCCGGTTTCGATGCCGGCATCCAGATCGGTGACCAATGCGATTGCGGCATAACACATCTCGAGCTCCCGAGCCAGCACCGCCTCCGGGTAGCCGGTCATGTTGACCAGCGTGAAGCCCTGGTCGGCGAACCAGCGGCTCTCGGCGCGGGTCGAGAAGCGCGGGCCCTGGATCACCACCATCGTGCCGCCGTCGACGACGCCGGGCAGTTCGGTTGCCGCGGCGCTCAACTGCGGGCAGTACGGGTCGGCGAAGCCGACATGGATGCCGCCGGAGTCGAAGTAGGTGTCGGCGCGCCCGGACGTGCGGTCGACGAGTTGGTCGGGCACCACCATCGAGCCCGGGCCCAGATCGGGGGTGAGGCTGCCGACCGCGCACGGGCCGAATACGCGTCGCACCCCCAGCGCGCGCAGCGCCCACATGTT from Mycobacterium sp. IDR2000157661 harbors:
- a CDS encoding S-methyl-5'-thioadenosine phosphorylase; the protein is MLAVIGGSGFYSFFGSDARSVSLDTPYGAPSAPITVGSVGDHEVAFLPRHGVNHEYSPHTVPYRANMWALRALGVRRVFGPCAVGSLTPDLGPGSMVVPDQLVDRTSGRADTYFDSGGIHVGFADPYCPQLSAAATELPGVVDGGTMVVIQGPRFSTRAESRWFADQGFTLVNMTGYPEAVLARELEMCYAAIALVTDLDAGIETGAGVRAVDVFAEFERNLVPFKKLVHEAIENVELERTCEHCRPHAGVELPFDLP